From one bacterium Scap17 genomic stretch:
- a CDS encoding dienelactone hydrolase family protein, with protein MARLTAKDFAPELLELYDGYVHGNITRRQFLDRAAAFAVAGMTATSILASLSPDYALASQVEFTDPDIVAEYITYPSPEGHGEVRAYLVKPAKAGYIALAPDGLSSVGGYPGNDPRGKELQAQIDPEKLMNDFFAAIDYLMSEDRTTGKIGITGFCYGGGVSNAAAVAYPELACAVPFYGRQPRAEEVAAIKPPLLLHYAEHDERVNAGWPAYEAALEEHDKVYEAYIYPDTHHGFHNDSTPRYDEQAARLAWDRTLEWFAKYLT; from the coding sequence ATGGCCCGCCTCACTGCAAAGGATTTTGCTCCCGAGTTGCTGGAGCTGTACGACGGATATGTGCATGGCAACATCACTCGCCGCCAGTTTCTGGATCGCGCGGCGGCCTTTGCCGTAGCGGGCATGACGGCCACCTCGATTCTGGCAAGCTTGAGCCCCGACTACGCGCTGGCTTCCCAGGTCGAGTTCACGGACCCCGACATCGTCGCCGAATACATCACCTACCCGTCCCCCGAGGGCCACGGCGAGGTGCGCGCCTATCTGGTGAAGCCCGCCAAGGCCGGCTATATCGCGCTGGCCCCGGACGGACTGAGCTCGGTGGGCGGCTATCCGGGCAATGACCCCAGGGGCAAGGAGCTGCAGGCACAGATCGACCCCGAAAAGCTGATGAATGACTTCTTCGCCGCCATCGATTACCTGATGAGCGAGGACCGCACCACCGGCAAGATCGGCATCACCGGCTTCTGCTACGGCGGGGGCGTCTCCAATGCCGCCGCCGTGGCCTATCCGGAGCTTGCCTGTGCCGTGCCCTTCTATGGCCGCCAGCCGCGCGCCGAGGAAGTCGCCGCCATCAAGCCCCCGCTGTTGCTGCACTATGCGGAGCACGATGAGCGCGTCAATGCCGGCTGGCCCGCCTATGAAGCCGCGCTTGAGGAGCACGACAAGGTCTATGAAGCCTACATCTACCCCGACACCCACCACGGCTTCCACAACGATTCGACGCCACGCTATGACGAACAGGCCGCCAGGCTCGCCTGGGACAGAACGCTTGAGTGGTTTGCCAAGTATCTGACCTGA
- a CDS encoding lactoylglutathione lyase family protein: protein MSNEKTTPYPRTFSHIGLSVGDVEAAVKFYTEVLGWYVVMEPTTITEDDSAIGVMCSDVFGPGWGSFRITHLSTGDRIGVEIFEFPNHETPENNFEYWKTGIFHFCVQDPDVEGLAERIVAAGGKQRMPVREYFPGEKPFRMVYMEDPFGNILEVYSHSYEMTYAAGAYQN from the coding sequence ATGAGCAACGAAAAGACCACACCGTATCCGCGCACCTTCTCCCACATCGGCCTGTCCGTCGGTGATGTGGAAGCTGCGGTCAAGTTCTACACCGAAGTGCTGGGCTGGTACGTGGTGATGGAGCCGACCACCATCACCGAAGATGACTCCGCCATCGGCGTGATGTGCAGCGATGTCTTCGGTCCGGGTTGGGGCAGCTTCCGTATCACACACCTGTCCACCGGCGACCGTATCGGCGTCGAGATCTTCGAATTCCCGAACCACGAGACGCCGGAAAACAACTTTGAGTACTGGAAGACCGGTATCTTCCACTTCTGTGTCCAGGACCCGGACGTAGAAGGTCTGGCCGAGCGTATCGTCGCCGCCGGCGGCAAGCAGCGCATGCCGGTACGCGAGTACTTCCCGGGCGAGAAACCGTTCCGCATGGTGTACATGGAAGACCCGTTCGGCAACATCCTCGAGGTCTACAGCCACAGCTATGAAATGACCTACGCCGCCGGTGCCTACCAGAACTGA
- a CDS encoding MFS transporter — MIHPNVSSASPQNGNSTVAAPQPFNLRLALGLVGILLASLMSGVGERVTQTVLTDVVGHFGFSHDEGSWLTTLYSAAQVSMMLLAGWLAVTFSLRRFAIGACLSLALFSLLVPLADSFPLMAGLRVAQGLASGSILPLLMMSALRFLPWHSKLYGLSAYAMTATFGPYLSAPLAALYGDLGDWNLVFWETAPVCLLAAALVSWGLPQDPLKLERCKQFDWLGALLGVTALCALVAGMTQGERLDWGNSPLIVALLTTGGLVFVTFLIHEWFHPMPLYKLQLLARRNFVFGIITICTFMFLTLAAGTIPAAFLGEVQGYRPMQLFPVMLTMALPQLLLAPLVATLINRKSVDSRYVMATGLVLILISCLLGSQLTSDWNRDNFYLIEVLNTLGQPMVVVPLLMNATGAVSPLEGPFATAMVNSLRGLFTVVASTVYGSFLVTREALHTIRLGEALGLQGNQPAGLIQVDAASDITTRISEQASVMSYADAYLAIIPFVVALLILVMVLPIRAWPPQPAPAAQSPDRSPEPAQRSQSQPSQAQPSGA, encoded by the coding sequence ATGATACACCCAAACGTGTCTAGCGCTTCACCTCAAAACGGGAACTCTACAGTGGCCGCTCCTCAACCCTTCAATCTACGACTCGCACTCGGTCTTGTGGGCATTCTGCTCGCATCACTGATGTCCGGTGTGGGAGAGCGCGTCACGCAGACCGTCCTGACGGATGTGGTCGGACACTTCGGCTTCTCCCACGATGAGGGCAGCTGGCTGACCACCCTCTACAGCGCGGCGCAAGTCTCGATGATGCTGCTCGCCGGCTGGCTGGCGGTCACCTTCAGCCTGCGCCGCTTCGCGATCGGTGCCTGCCTGTCATTGGCCCTGTTCTCGCTGCTGGTACCCCTGGCCGACAGCTTCCCGCTGATGGCGGGGCTGCGCGTGGCCCAGGGCCTGGCGTCCGGCAGCATCCTGCCGCTGTTGATGATGTCGGCGCTGCGCTTCCTGCCGTGGCACAGCAAGCTCTATGGCCTGTCGGCCTATGCGATGACGGCCACCTTCGGCCCTTATCTGTCGGCACCGCTGGCCGCTCTCTATGGCGACCTGGGCGACTGGAATCTGGTGTTCTGGGAAACCGCGCCGGTATGCCTTCTTGCCGCCGCGCTGGTCTCCTGGGGCCTGCCGCAGGACCCGCTCAAGCTGGAACGCTGCAAGCAGTTCGACTGGCTCGGTGCCTTGTTGGGCGTCACCGCCCTGTGCGCGCTGGTCGCCGGCATGACCCAGGGTGAGCGACTCGACTGGGGCAACTCGCCGTTGATCGTCGCCCTGCTGACCACGGGCGGGCTGGTCTTCGTGACCTTCCTGATCCATGAGTGGTTCCACCCGATGCCACTCTACAAGCTGCAGCTGCTGGCACGCCGCAACTTTGTCTTCGGCATCATCACCATATGTACCTTCATGTTCCTGACCCTGGCCGCCGGCACCATTCCCGCCGCCTTCCTGGGGGAAGTGCAAGGTTATCGCCCCATGCAGCTGTTCCCGGTCATGTTGACCATGGCCCTTCCACAGCTGCTGCTGGCACCGCTGGTGGCGACACTGATCAACCGCAAGAGCGTCGACAGCCGCTACGTGATGGCCACGGGCCTGGTGTTGATCCTGATCAGCTGCCTGCTGGGCTCGCAGCTCACCAGCGACTGGAATCGCGACAACTTCTATCTCATCGAGGTGCTCAACACCCTGGGCCAGCCGATGGTGGTGGTACCGCTGCTGATGAATGCCACCGGGGCGGTCAGCCCGCTGGAAGGGCCGTTCGCCACCGCGATGGTCAACTCGCTGCGCGGCCTGTTCACGGTGGTAGCCTCCACGGTCTACGGAAGCTTCCTCGTCACGCGTGAAGCCCTGCACACCATCCGCCTGGGCGAAGCACTCGGCCTGCAGGGCAATCAGCCCGCCGGACTCATCCAGGTCGACGCGGCAAGCGATATCACCACGCGCATCTCCGAGCAGGCCTCCGTGATGAGCTATGCGGATGCCTACCTCGCCATCATCCCCTTCGTGGTGGCGCTGCTGATACTGGTCATGGTGCTGCCGATCCGCGCCTGGCCGCCCCAACCGGCACCGGCAGCTCAATCACCAGACCGATCACCAGAGCCAGCACAGCGCTCTCAGTCTCAGCCCTCTCAAGCACAACCCTCCGGGGCATAG
- a CDS encoding haloacid dehalogenase type II, with product MPDTTFPDVLVFDVNETLLDITTLSPLFSRVFGDESVLREWFAQLVLYSQTMTLSGRYTPFGALGVGALKMVADIHQVRLADGDIDELKSRMAEMPAHPDVAPALERLKQAGFRLVTLTNSPAGASPTPLEKAGISDAFERHFSVDSVGQFKPAPATYRYVAEQLEVELGDMCMIACHVWDTIGAQAAGMQGALLTRPHNAVLPAENVPTPDFIAAELMTLADQLIAAREA from the coding sequence ATGCCTGACACGACCTTTCCCGACGTACTGGTGTTCGACGTCAACGAGACACTGCTCGACATCACCACGCTCTCGCCGTTGTTCTCACGCGTGTTCGGTGATGAAAGCGTGTTGCGCGAATGGTTCGCACAGCTGGTGCTGTACTCGCAGACCATGACGCTCTCCGGGCGCTACACCCCCTTCGGTGCGCTCGGCGTGGGCGCCCTCAAGATGGTCGCTGACATCCATCAGGTCAGACTCGCGGATGGCGATATCGATGAGCTCAAGTCGCGCATGGCCGAGATGCCGGCCCATCCCGATGTCGCCCCGGCACTTGAGCGTCTCAAGCAGGCCGGATTCCGCCTGGTGACACTGACCAATTCCCCCGCAGGCGCCTCCCCGACACCGCTGGAAAAGGCCGGCATCAGCGATGCCTTCGAGCGGCATTTCAGCGTCGACAGCGTAGGGCAATTCAAGCCGGCGCCGGCCACCTATCGGTATGTCGCCGAGCAGCTCGAGGTCGAACTGGGCGACATGTGCATGATCGCCTGCCATGTGTGGGACACCATCGGAGCCCAGGCCGCCGGCATGCAGGGGGCTCTGCTGACACGTCCGCACAATGCCGTGCTACCCGCCGAGAATGTGCCGACCCCGGACTTCATCGCCGCGGAGCTGATGACCCTGGCGGACCAGCTGATCGCGGCCAGAGAGGCCTGA
- a CDS encoding HlyD family secretion protein, translating into MNKTRTTLLLSVLALLLVATYAGLYWKGHDGREATNNAYVRADSVMVTTRVAGQIDKVLVEDNEVVKEGQILATLDDRDYQASLHSTQADLAAQQAAVDDLDANIERQHAVVQQSIAEVKSTQASLRYARNDAKRYRSLRMTNAASQQDKEKADEQQGIWEANLVQAQAAQRSAEKQIGVLEAQRVEVLAEVERSRAALEQAELNTGYTVIRAPKDGIITQRSLRVGAYVQPGDSLLAIVPHKEAYVVANYLETQMAEIAPGQPVEMTLDSLPGKTFTGHVDSIAPASSSAFSAVASENATGNFTKITQRMPVKIVFDANQPDFDKVRIGMSVIAHVTTQPQS; encoded by the coding sequence ATGAACAAGACACGTACCACCCTACTGTTGAGCGTTCTGGCGCTCCTGCTGGTCGCGACCTACGCGGGCCTCTACTGGAAGGGCCACGATGGCCGCGAAGCCACCAACAATGCCTATGTGCGCGCCGATAGCGTGATGGTGACCACACGCGTCGCGGGCCAGATCGACAAGGTGCTGGTGGAAGACAACGAAGTGGTCAAGGAAGGCCAGATCCTGGCCACGCTGGATGACCGCGATTACCAGGCCTCCCTGCACTCCACCCAGGCCGATCTCGCCGCCCAGCAGGCAGCGGTCGACGACCTGGATGCCAACATCGAGCGTCAGCACGCCGTCGTGCAGCAGTCCATCGCGGAAGTGAAGTCCACCCAGGCCTCGCTGCGTTATGCGCGCAATGATGCCAAGCGTTACCGCAGCCTGCGCATGACCAACGCCGCCTCCCAGCAGGACAAGGAAAAGGCCGATGAACAGCAGGGCATCTGGGAAGCCAATCTCGTGCAGGCCCAGGCGGCACAGCGCTCGGCAGAAAAGCAGATCGGCGTCCTTGAAGCCCAGCGCGTGGAAGTCCTGGCCGAGGTCGAACGCTCACGTGCAGCACTCGAGCAGGCGGAACTGAACACCGGCTATACCGTCATTCGTGCGCCGAAGGACGGCATCATCACCCAGCGCTCACTGCGTGTCGGTGCCTACGTGCAACCGGGTGATTCGCTGCTGGCCATCGTGCCGCACAAGGAAGCCTATGTCGTCGCCAACTATCTCGAGACCCAGATGGCCGAGATAGCGCCGGGCCAGCCGGTCGAGATGACGCTGGATAGCCTGCCGGGCAAGACCTTCACTGGCCATGTCGACAGCATCGCACCGGCCTCCAGCAGCGCCTTCTCGGCCGTGGCCAGCGAGAACGCCACCGGCAACTTCACCAAGATCACCCAGCGCATGCCGGTCAAGATCGTGTTCGACGCGAACCAGCCCGACTTCGACAAGGTACGCATCGGCATGTCCGTGATCGCCCATGTCACTACCCAGCCACAATCCTGA
- a CDS encoding LysR family transcriptional regulator has translation MLQPQWLRTFRTLVSVGNFTRTAERLDLTQAAVSQHVRQLETRLGTLLIRHPRKIELTPAGHALLDFAREMETAEQRLAQRLAGNEDSHGDIRLITPGSIGLAIYPRLLALQQESPGLNVHHRFAPTREVVEAVLENRFELGIVTLKPDDPRLSVTEWAREPLELVVPAGGEIHDWGDLETLGFIDHPDGQDMASRLLSRRFPGNPGISSLPRSGSTNQISLILEPVARGLGFSVVPRHAREAFPDHQAIRVVPPPEGSTEVVDTLWLLTRAEWPLSARARRVLEYLKVSL, from the coding sequence ATGCTGCAACCCCAATGGCTACGCACCTTTCGCACCCTGGTGAGTGTCGGCAACTTCACGCGCACCGCGGAGCGGCTCGATCTGACCCAGGCCGCTGTCAGTCAGCATGTGCGCCAGCTGGAAACCCGACTTGGCACGCTGTTGATTCGTCATCCGCGCAAGATCGAGCTGACGCCGGCCGGCCATGCACTGCTGGATTTCGCGCGTGAGATGGAAACCGCCGAGCAGCGCCTGGCCCAGCGGCTGGCAGGCAATGAAGACAGTCATGGCGACATTCGGCTGATCACGCCGGGCAGCATTGGCCTGGCGATCTATCCGCGCTTGCTGGCGCTTCAGCAGGAGTCGCCGGGCCTCAATGTCCACCATCGCTTCGCGCCGACGCGCGAGGTGGTGGAGGCCGTACTGGAGAATCGCTTCGAGCTGGGGATCGTCACGCTCAAGCCCGATGACCCGCGCCTGAGCGTGACGGAGTGGGCGCGTGAGCCCCTCGAGCTGGTGGTGCCGGCGGGGGGCGAGATCCATGACTGGGGGGATCTCGAGACATTGGGCTTCATCGATCACCCGGATGGTCAGGACATGGCCTCGCGCCTGTTGAGTCGGCGCTTCCCGGGCAATCCGGGCATCAGCTCATTGCCGCGTAGTGGCTCCACCAACCAGATCAGCCTGATTCTGGAGCCGGTCGCCCGCGGGCTGGGCTTCAGCGTCGTGCCGCGCCATGCCCGTGAGGCCTTTCCTGATCATCAGGCCATCCGGGTGGTGCCACCGCCTGAGGGCAGTACGGAGGTGGTCGATACCCTGTGGCTGCTCACGCGTGCGGAATGGCCGCTCTCGGCGCGCGCCAGACGGGTGTTGGAGTATCTGAAGGTGTCGCTGTAG
- a CDS encoding gamma-glutamylcyclotransferase, whose amino-acid sequence MQHLFIYGTLGPGGPNEHVMLDIGGSWTPGTLKGRLEAAGWGAEMGFPGLRLDEAGDTIRGHVFSSDNLADHWQALDDFEGSEYLRQPATITLEDGSTLTAQVYALSQP is encoded by the coding sequence ATGCAGCATCTTTTCATCTACGGAACCCTCGGCCCGGGCGGCCCCAACGAACACGTCATGCTCGACATTGGCGGCAGCTGGACACCCGGCACCCTCAAGGGCCGCCTGGAGGCAGCTGGCTGGGGGGCTGAGATGGGCTTTCCTGGGCTGAGACTGGATGAGGCGGGCGACACCATCCGCGGTCACGTCTTCTCCTCCGACAACCTGGCCGATCACTGGCAGGCGCTGGATGATTTCGAAGGCAGCGAATACCTTCGCCAGCCGGCCACGATCACGCTGGAAGATGGCAGCACCCTGACGGCACAGGTCTATGCGCTGAGCCAGCCGTAA
- a CDS encoding IclR family transcriptional regulator has product MSVSTREGSGVQVVARVAAILKSLEGSEQGMSLGEIAARNDLPRSTVKRLVDALAQEDLLEIHGHGGIRLGSALMRLARHSQLDITTHAKSFLEALSVTTEETVVLCSLSGNELLILHSVLSPLPLRVSPMAGNFLSLHATASGKVLLSHLEDEQVERLLGTDLTAYTHNTLAMPALLTQLAEVRRTGIGHDEDEHMQGVGAIGIGLETSQGHYSVSVVGPSWRISEHRAEIQAALQATRDEMLKTFRSLK; this is encoded by the coding sequence GTGTCCGTGTCCACAAGAGAAGGTAGTGGCGTGCAGGTCGTGGCCAGGGTGGCGGCGATCCTCAAGAGTCTGGAAGGTAGTGAGCAGGGCATGAGCCTGGGGGAGATCGCCGCCAGGAACGATCTGCCGCGCTCGACCGTCAAGCGGCTGGTCGATGCGCTGGCCCAGGAAGACCTGCTGGAAATCCACGGCCATGGCGGGATACGGCTCGGCTCTGCGCTGATGCGGCTGGCGCGTCATAGCCAGCTCGATATCACCACGCATGCCAAGTCGTTTCTGGAGGCGTTGAGCGTCACCACCGAGGAAACGGTGGTGCTCTGCAGTCTGAGCGGCAACGAGCTGCTGATACTGCACTCGGTGTTGTCGCCGCTGCCGCTGCGGGTATCGCCGATGGCCGGCAACTTCCTGTCATTGCATGCGACAGCCAGCGGCAAGGTGCTGCTCTCGCATCTCGAGGATGAGCAGGTGGAGCGCCTGCTGGGGACGGATCTCACGGCCTACACGCATAACACCCTCGCGATGCCGGCACTGCTGACGCAACTGGCCGAGGTGCGTCGCACCGGCATCGGCCATGATGAGGATGAGCATATGCAGGGGGTCGGTGCGATCGGAATCGGCCTGGAGACCAGCCAGGGCCATTACTCCGTGTCCGTGGTCGGCCCCTCATGGCGCATCAGCGAGCACAGGGCGGAGATTCAGGCCGCGCTGCAGGCGACGCGTGACGAGATGCTCAAGACCTTTCGTTCACTCAAGTGA
- a CDS encoding ABC transporter ATP-binding protein, which yields MSHHVFDSQASLKISQLTTGYQRRMIFDQLDLPPLPAGSLVGVLGPNAVGKSTFLKAIAGMRPAKGDIHLGELALSSLHGANRMRHVGYLPQTLPQPTSLVAYEAVASACRAARAELSREATDSLVEQVFARLSLHSLAFRRMDTLSGGQRQMVGLAQALVRQPQLLLLDEPTSALDLRWQLALIEGVRGVVQEQQAICLIALHDINLALRFCDQIILFAPSGLLATGAPREVITADHLREAYGIEARIESCSQGHPVVLTDRVADSAQADIGHITRDAGARR from the coding sequence ATGAGCCATCACGTCTTTGATTCGCAAGCCTCCTTGAAGATCTCGCAGCTGACCACCGGCTATCAGCGGCGCATGATCTTCGATCAACTCGATCTGCCACCGCTGCCGGCGGGCTCACTGGTCGGGGTGCTCGGGCCGAATGCGGTCGGCAAGTCGACCTTCCTCAAGGCGATTGCCGGCATGCGTCCGGCCAAGGGCGACATCCACCTCGGCGAGCTTGCGCTGTCGTCGCTGCACGGGGCGAACCGCATGCGTCACGTTGGCTACCTGCCGCAGACGCTGCCGCAGCCGACCAGTCTGGTCGCCTATGAAGCCGTGGCCAGCGCCTGTCGCGCGGCGCGTGCCGAGTTGAGCCGCGAGGCCACGGATTCGCTGGTCGAGCAGGTCTTCGCGCGCCTGTCGCTGCATTCGCTGGCCTTCCGACGCATGGACACGCTCTCCGGTGGCCAGCGTCAGATGGTCGGTCTCGCCCAGGCGCTGGTGCGCCAGCCGCAACTGCTGTTGCTGGATGAGCCGACCAGCGCGCTGGACCTGCGCTGGCAGCTGGCCTTGATCGAAGGCGTGCGCGGTGTGGTGCAGGAGCAGCAGGCCATCTGCCTGATCGCGCTGCATGACATCAATCTGGCGCTGCGTTTCTGCGATCAGATCATCCTGTTCGCGCCCTCCGGCCTGCTGGCCACCGGGGCCCCGCGGGAGGTGATCACCGCCGATCATCTGCGTGAGGCCTACGGGATCGAGGCACGGATCGAAAGCTGCTCGCAGGGCCATCCGGTGGTACTCACCGATCGCGTCGCCGACTCGGCCCAGGCCGATATCGGCCATATCACGCGCGATGCCGGAGCCAGACGATGA
- a CDS encoding ABC transporter substrate-binding protein, with protein MARRTRLAGACLLALATVFAGAFSSAPGNLAHAAEPVAKVPFATEQAQASFPRQVTDLAGREVTLESSPQRIFLAQPRQLYALLTLLDAPLERIVGWAYPLAVFDPAMTERLEARWPQLATLPALSRASTPSLEGEALLALTPDLVLFDLSQRSRIEGSPLAALLDEVGTPWLYVEFNHHPLQDAPVSVRLLGEVLGVEARAREVDDTIAAHLALIDERLATIAERPRVLINIAPGVKVDCCRTNLHNGVADLVTRAGGRNLAAELAPVSGATLSKEWVLAHPPEAILNTGGQWAKGDGLRAGIGISGEDIQHDLARMVQTLPGWQSLDAVKQGRVMALWHGFHQGPYAIVALEAIARWLHPETFADLDPMATFAWLMNDPTLSRGSGHFWGQLPKNHRTEVVFPD; from the coding sequence ATGGCGAGGCGCACAAGACTGGCAGGCGCCTGCCTGCTGGCACTCGCCACTGTCTTTGCAGGCGCCTTCTCAAGCGCGCCGGGCAACCTTGCCCATGCCGCCGAGCCGGTCGCCAAGGTGCCCTTCGCTACTGAACAGGCCCAGGCCAGCTTTCCGCGTCAGGTCACGGATCTCGCCGGGCGCGAGGTGACGCTTGAGTCCTCACCGCAGCGCATCTTCCTGGCCCAGCCGCGCCAGTTGTACGCGCTGCTGACGCTATTGGATGCGCCGCTTGAGCGTATCGTCGGCTGGGCCTACCCCCTGGCGGTGTTTGACCCGGCGATGACCGAGCGTCTTGAAGCGCGCTGGCCGCAACTTGCCACGCTGCCAGCGCTGAGTCGCGCCTCGACGCCGAGCCTCGAGGGCGAGGCCCTGCTGGCGTTGACGCCGGACCTGGTGCTGTTCGATCTCTCCCAGCGTTCGCGTATCGAAGGCTCGCCGCTGGCGGCGCTGCTGGATGAGGTTGGCACTCCCTGGCTGTATGTCGAGTTCAATCATCATCCGCTGCAGGATGCTCCGGTCAGCGTGCGCCTGCTGGGTGAGGTGCTCGGCGTCGAGGCGCGTGCCCGCGAGGTGGATGACACCATCGCGGCGCATCTGGCGCTGATTGACGAACGTCTGGCGACGATTGCCGAACGGCCGCGTGTGCTGATCAACATCGCACCGGGCGTGAAGGTGGATTGCTGTCGTACCAATCTGCACAACGGCGTGGCGGACCTGGTCACGCGGGCCGGCGGGCGCAATCTGGCCGCTGAACTGGCGCCGGTCAGCGGTGCCACCCTCAGCAAGGAGTGGGTGCTGGCACACCCGCCCGAGGCGATTCTCAATACCGGCGGCCAGTGGGCCAAGGGCGATGGCCTGCGTGCCGGCATCGGCATCTCGGGGGAGGATATCCAGCACGACCTGGCGCGCATGGTGCAGACACTGCCCGGCTGGCAGTCACTCGATGCCGTCAAACAGGGCCGGGTGATGGCGCTGTGGCATGGCTTCCACCAGGGGCCCTATGCCATCGTCGCGCTGGAGGCCATCGCGCGCTGGCTGCACCCCGAGACCTTTGCCGACCTCGACCCCATGGCCACCTTTGCCTGGCTGATGAACGACCCGACGCTGTCGCGCGGCAGTGGCCACTTCTGGGGGCAGCTACCCAAGAACCACCGCACGGAAGTCGTATTCCCTGATTGA
- a CDS encoding iron ABC transporter permease produces MSPPAHAQASAPESSPPLAQQYRRFAWKRVVILAALCLALLLAILGDIMTGPADLALSDLLGELINPGSHGPINEAIVWQIRLPTAVMAALVGAALGLAGAEMQTVLNNALASPFTLGVGAAATLGASLVIILDVALPGLPPSYTIALMAFVFAALSILAIDAVASLYGASREVIVLFGIALVFVLNAVNALVQFVASPDALQQLVFWTMGSLSEASWERVAIIASVLVVCLPFAMRRAWALTALRAGEDHARSFGVPVTRLRRTALLRVSLLAAVAVAFVGTIGFIGLVGPHMARLALGEDHRFYLPGSALAGALVLSLAATASESLVSGLVLPVGIVTSLIGIPCFLALLLGQRRGQG; encoded by the coding sequence ATGTCTCCCCCCGCGCACGCTCAGGCCTCAGCGCCTGAGTCGTCGCCTCCGCTCGCCCAGCAATACCGGCGCTTCGCCTGGAAACGTGTGGTGATTCTCGCCGCGCTGTGCCTGGCACTGCTGTTGGCCATTCTTGGCGACATCATGACCGGCCCTGCCGATCTCGCGCTGTCTGATCTGCTGGGCGAACTCATCAATCCCGGTTCGCACGGGCCGATCAATGAAGCCATCGTCTGGCAGATTCGTCTGCCGACGGCAGTGATGGCGGCGCTGGTCGGTGCAGCCCTGGGGCTTGCGGGCGCCGAGATGCAGACCGTGCTCAACAACGCCCTTGCCAGCCCCTTCACACTGGGCGTGGGCGCCGCGGCGACGCTTGGTGCCTCGCTGGTCATCATCCTGGATGTCGCCTTGCCGGGGCTGCCGCCCAGCTACACCATCGCGCTGATGGCTTTCGTGTTCGCGGCGCTGTCGATTCTGGCCATCGATGCCGTGGCATCGCTGTATGGCGCCAGTCGCGAAGTCATCGTGCTGTTCGGCATCGCGCTGGTCTTCGTGCTCAACGCCGTCAATGCGCTGGTGCAGTTCGTGGCCAGTCCCGATGCGCTGCAGCAGCTGGTATTCTGGACCATGGGCAGCCTGTCGGAAGCCTCGTGGGAGCGAGTCGCGATCATCGCAAGCGTCTTGGTCGTCTGCCTGCCCTTCGCCATGCGGCGTGCCTGGGCGCTGACAGCGCTGCGTGCCGGGGAAGACCATGCGCGCAGCTTCGGCGTGCCGGTCACTCGCCTGCGCCGCACGGCACTGTTGCGTGTCAGCCTGCTGGCGGCAGTGGCGGTGGCCTTTGTCGGCACCATCGGCTTCATCGGTCTGGTCGGGCCGCACATGGCGCGTCTGGCGCTGGGGGAAGACCATCGCTTCTATCTGCCCGGCAGTGCGCTGGCGGGGGCGCTGGTGCTGTCCCTGGCCGCCACGGCCAGTGAGTCGCTGGTGTCCGGCCTTGTGCTGCCGGTGGGAATCGTGACCTCGTTGATCGGTATCCCCTGTTTCCTCGCCTTGCTGCTCGGACAGCGCAGGGGGCAGGGATGA